The DNA region GAGATGGCGCTGGGCGGCCAATCGGGCCAGCGTACCCGCACCTGGGACGGCTGCATGGTGCCCGGGTTCGCGGAAGTGGCCGGCGGCCACAACTTTCGCGCCGCAGCCGCCGAGCGCCAGCGCCACCGTATCAAGCGCAAGTTTGAATACCTGCCCGAGCGCTTTGGCCTGGGGAGTTTCTGTGTCGGTTGCGGGCGTTGCGGTCGCCAGTGCACCACCGATATCGATATCTTCGACATGGTCAACGACATCGCCCGTGAGGCCTGCGGATGAGTGCGCAACCCACTGATCTTTATCGCCCGCAAGTGGCGCGCATCGCCGAAGTGCGTGAACTGACCACGCGCGAAAAATACTTCCGACTCGAGCTGGAACAGCCGCTCAAGCACAAGCCGGGGCAGTTCGTGATGGTGAGTCTCTTCGGCATCGGCGAGTGCGCCATCTCCATCACCTGCGGACCGCATGCTCGGCCGGAAGTGGAGCTGGTGATCCGGCGCGCCGGCAACGTGACGGGCGTGATTCACGGCTACAACGTGGGTGATGTCGTCGGCATCCGCGGTCCCTTCGGCAATGGTTTCGATCTTGACCGGTTTGCCAGGCGCGAGCTGGTCGTCGTTGCCGGTGGCCTGGGTCTGGTGCCGCTGCGTTCGTTGTTGCAACCGGTGGTGGCGGATCGTCTGCGCTTTGGATCGTTGACGCTGGTCACGGGAGCGCGCACACCGGCCGAGACGCTGTTCCGCGACGAGTTGACCGCCTGGTCGAAGATCGACGGAGTCACGGTGATCGAAACCGTCGACCGCACCGAGCACCAGCCATGGAACGGGCGGGTCGGCCTGGTGACGGGACCCATCGGTGAGTTGACGCTCGATCCTGCCAATACACGCGTTGTGTTGTGCGGACCGCCGGTGATGTACAAGTTTGTACTGCTGGAGCTGGCGCAGCATCACGCGATTCCTGCGCAG from Pseudomonadota bacterium includes:
- a CDS encoding oxidoreductase, giving the protein MSAQPTDLYRPQVARIAEVRELTTREKYFRLELEQPLKHKPGQFVMVSLFGIGECAISITCGPHARPEVELVIRRAGNVTGVIHGYNVGDVVGIRGPFGNGFDLDRFARRELVVVAGGLGLVPLRSLLQPVVADRLRFGSLTLVTGARTPAETLFRDELTAWSKIDGVTVIETVDRTEHQPWNGRVGLVTGPIGELTLDPANTRVVLCGPPVMYKFVLLELAQHHAIPAQHIYVDLERRMRCGVGKCGHCQINELYCCQDGPVFRYADLANYPEALS